The stretch of DNA ACCCTTGAGACCAACCGCGGCCAGCGCCTGCCAGATCGCCTCGCGGCTGGCGGGATGATGCAGGGCGCTGAGCCAACTGAGGTTTTCTTCAGCGGTAAGCACATCCTTGATTCCGGCGGCGTGGCCGATCCAGATCAGGTTGCGCGCCAGCTCGGTGCGCTGCTCGTGCAACGGTTTGCCGTTGAGCCGCACTTCCCCCGCCGTCGGCTGCATCAGCCCGGCCAGCAGGCGCAACAGGCTGGTCTTGCCGCTGCCGTTGGGGCCGCTGACCTGTACCATGTCGCCGCCCGCCAGACGCAGTTCGAGGTGTTCGAACAGCATCCGCAGGTCACGTTCACAGGCGAGCGCTACGGCTTCTAGAAGAGGGCTGGTCAAGAGATCGCGGGCCTTTACGGT from Pseudomonas sp. NC02 encodes:
- the ccmA gene encoding cytochrome c biogenesis heme-transporting ATPase CcmA, whose protein sequence is MLFEHLELRLAGGDMVQVSGPNGSGKTSLLRLLAGLMQPTAGEVRLNGKPLHEQRTELARNLIWIGHAAGIKDVLTAEENLSWLSALHHPASREAIWQALAAVGLKGFEDVPCHTLSAGQQRRVALARLYLDGPPLWILDEPFTALDKQVVAQLEEHLAAHCEQGGMVVLTTHHTLTRMPAGYRDLDLGRWAV